CGACGCGGTATTCCCGCAGTTCGCGACCCACAATGCGCAAACCCTCTCGGCGATCTACCATCTCGCCGGCGAGCGCTTCACGGTCGGGGATTATGAGTTCCAGTGCCTGCACGGCATGGGCGAACCGCTGTACGACGAAGTCGTCGGCGCGGACAAACTCAACCGGCCGTGCCGCATCTACGCGCCGGTTGGCACGCATGAAACGCTGCTCGCCTATCTGGTTCGACGGTTGCTAGAGAACGGAGCGAACTCGTCATTCGTCAACCGTATCGCCGATCCGGAAGTCTCGATCGCCGACCTCGTCGCCGACCCGGCCGAAGCGGTGCGACGCATGGCGGTGCCGGGGCAGAAGAACCCGCAGATAGCGCTGCCTGCTGAACTCTACGGCGCGCGCGTCAACTCCACCGGGCTCGACCTGAGCGACGAGAACGTGCTCGCTGCACTCGCCGAGACGATGGCGGCGCAGGGGCCATGGCGTGCCGGTGCAAACGGCACCGCGCGTGCGGTGCTGAACCCCGCCGATTACCGCGATGAAGTGGGCGTCGTCTTCGAGATGGACGCCGAGGGTGCGCGCGCTGCCGCCCGTGCCGCACAAGCCGCCGCCCCCGGCTGGGCGCAGGTCAGCCCCGCCGAGCGCGCTGCGATGCTCGATCGGGCCGCCGACGCGATGCAGGCGCAAATGCCGAACTTGCTGGCGCTGATCGTCCGCGAGGCGGGCAAGTCGCTCCCCAACGCCATTGCCGAGGTGCGCGAGGCGATCGACTTCCTGCGCTACTATGCCGAACAGGCCCGCTCGACGTTGGGCGCCGCGCACCGCGCTCTGGGTGTGGTCACGTGCATCAGTCCCTGGAACTTCCCGCTGGCGATCTTCACCGGGCAGGTCGCCGCTGCGCTGGTCGCGGGCAATGCGGTGCTCGCCAAGCCGGCCGAGGAGACCCCGCTGATCGCAGCGCAGGGCATCGCGATCCTGCACGAGGCCGGCATCCCCGCGGACATCCTGCACCTCGTCGCCGGCGACGGCGCGATCGGCGCGGCCCTGGTTGCCGCGCCCGAGACCAGCGCGGTGATGTTCACCGGCTCGACAGAGGTCGCGCGGCTGATCCAGAAGGAATTGTCCAAACGGCTGCTGCCCGACGGCGCGCCGATCCCGTTCATCGCCGAGACCGGCGGACAGAATGCGATGATCGTCGACTCGTCGGCGCTCGCCGAGCAGGTGGTGGCGGACGTGATCGCCTCCGCCTTCGACAGCGCGGGGCAGCGCTGTTCGGCATTACGCATCCTGTGCCTTCAGGACGAGATCGCCGACCGCACACTCGCGATGATCCGCGGCGCGCTCCACGAACTCTCGATTGGACGCACCGACACGCTCGCCACCGACATCGGCCCGGTCATCACCGGCGATGCGCGCGCCACGATCGATCAGCACATCACCAGGATGCGCGCCGCCGGTCACCGCGTCGAGCAGGTCGAGCCGGTCGGCGACACCGCGCACGGCACGTTCGTCCCGCCGACGATCGTAGAGTTGCGCGACATCGCCGAACTGGAGCGCGAGGTGTTCGGCCCGGTGTTGCACGTCGTTCGCTTCCGCCGCGCCGAGCTCGACCGGCTGATCGATCGCATCAACGCCACCGGTTATGGTCTCACCTTCGGGCTGCACACCCGGCTTGACGAAACGATCGCGCATGTCACCAGCCGGGTGAAGGCGGGCAATCTCTACATCAACCGCAACGTCATCGGTGCGGTCGTCGGCGTCCAGCCGTTCGGTGGGCGCGGCTTGTCGGGCACCGGACCGAAGGCGGGCGGCCCATTGTATCTCGGGCGTCTCGTCACGGGCGCGGACCTGCCGCCGCCGATCGTGTCGGACCGCGCCGACCCGGCGGCACGCGACCTGGCGGTGCTGCTGGAGGAACGCGGCGAAGCCGCCGCCGCGGCGCGCGTGCGCACGGCGATCGGCCGTTCGATGCTGGGCGCGGAAGCGGAACTGGCCGGACCGGTCGGGGAGCGCAACCTCTACGCACTCCATCCACGCGGCCGAATCCTGCTGCTTCCGCAAACGCGCGACGGGCTGTTGGAGCAATTGGGGGTCGCGCTGGCGGCGGGTAACGACGTGGTCGTCGCCGACGTCGGTGAGTTGCGCGAGACGCTGACCACGCTGCCTCCGGCGATCGCGGCGCGCGTCCATGTCGCGACCGACTGGCGTCGCGAGCACGACTATGCCGGCGCGTTGATCGAGGGCGACGGGCCGCGCGTGGCCTCGGCGCTGGCCGCGCTTGCCGAACTCCCGGGGCCGATCGTGCTGCCGCAGGCGGCATCGGCGGGCTATCGGCTTGAGTGGTTGGTCGAGGAGGTCTCGACCTCGATCAATACGACCGCCGCTGGTGGCAACGCGAGCCTGATGAGCCTGAGTGCTTGATATGAAAGATGAAGGTTGAGGTACGACATAACGTCTCATAAGTAGCGCACTCGAATGTCCGTGGAGCAGGCGACGTCTTGCGCCACGGACGCCCTCCTCGTGCGAGATCGACTACCATGGCCCCTCTCCTTCGCCGCGCTTCTGCGCTGGCGCTGTCGACCGCCCTCCCCGCGGCGGCACAATCACCGATCGACTTGCCGCCTGAATTGCCCTGGAGCGGGGCAAGCGAGCGATTGATCGCAGCGGCCGACGATCCGTGGATCACCCCGGCCGAGGCGGCGGGCTTCCGCACCACGCCGCGCTATGCCGAAGTCCGCGCATGGCTGGAGCGGCTCGCCGCCGCCTCCCCGATGATCTCGATGGAAACGTTCGGGCATACCGGCGAAGGCCGCGACATGCTGCTGGTCCGCGCGCACAAAGGCGCCGCCCGGAAGCCGGTGGTGCTGGTGCAGGCCGGGATCCACGCCGGTGAGATCGACGGCAAGGACGCCGGGCTCATGCTGCTGCGCGATATCGCCCTGCGCGGTCGGGACGACCTGCTCGACAAGGTCGATCTGGTCTTCGTGCCGATCTACAACATCGACGGTCACGAACGGATGAGCGCCTGGAATTTCGTCCACCTGCGCGGGCCGGCGCTGAAGGGCCACGACGCCAACGCTCGCGACATCGATCTCAATCGCGACTACGCCAAGGCCGACGCGCCGGAGACGCGCGCGATGATCGCGCTGCTGCGCCGGCTCGATCCGATCCTCTACGTCGACTGCCACGTCAGCGAAGGCTTCGATATGCAGTATGACGTCACCTTCACCTATGCCGGATGGGGCAGATATGCACGGCACCGCGCGACGGCGGACTGGCTGGAGCGGCGGTTCGGGCCGGCTGCACAGGCCGCGCTGACCGCGGCGGGACACCTGCCGATCATCTATCCCTCGCCGATCGATGCGCGCACGCCGGCCAAGGGCATCCGCTATGGCCCGGAAGGGCCGCGCTATTCGACCGGCTATGGTGACTTCATCGGTGTGCCGACCGTACTGGTCGAGAACCATATGCTCAAACCCTACCGGCAGCGCGTGCTCGGCACCTATGTCCTCCTAGACGCCGCCCTGAAGATCGCCGGCGACGATGCCAGGCAGATCGCCGCGGCCAAGGCGGCCGACCGGGCCAGTCGGCCACGTGAGTTGCTGACGCGCTGGACGCCGATGGAACAGCCCGTCGGCTGGATCGAGCGCTTCAAGGGCGTGGCGTTCGACACCTATATGTCGCCCGCTTCAGGTCGACGGGAGCAGCGCTGGACCGGAAGGAAGGTGACGTTCCGGATGCCGGTCATCGGCCAGCGCGCGACCGAAACAGTGGCGTTGCCCGCCGCGTGGTGGGTGCCCGCGGCGCACA
The genomic region above belongs to Sphingomonas phyllosphaerae 5.2 and contains:
- a CDS encoding M14 family metallopeptidase, producing the protein MAPLLRRASALALSTALPAAAQSPIDLPPELPWSGASERLIAAADDPWITPAEAAGFRTTPRYAEVRAWLERLAAASPMISMETFGHTGEGRDMLLVRAHKGAARKPVVLVQAGIHAGEIDGKDAGLMLLRDIALRGRDDLLDKVDLVFVPIYNIDGHERMSAWNFVHLRGPALKGHDANARDIDLNRDYAKADAPETRAMIALLRRLDPILYVDCHVSEGFDMQYDVTFTYAGWGRYARHRATADWLERRFGPAAQAALTAAGHLPIIYPSPIDARTPAKGIRYGPEGPRYSTGYGDFIGVPTVLVENHMLKPYRQRVLGTYVLLDAALKIAGDDARQIAAAKAADRASRPRELLTRWTPMEQPVGWIERFKGVAFDTYMSPASGRREQRWTGRKVTFRMPVIGQRATETVALPAAWWVPAAHTEVLDRLRLHGIDFAAIDRGRTLELDEARLVNPKITGASEGRYLIATALTHRTIPQVLPAGTVRVPSDQPNGLLAAALLEPESQDSFLAWGFFPEMLAPPPSTDAFILAALGDKLLATDPAVRAAFEKRLLEDRGFAADPDARLAWLYARAGPGHPHHLIYPILREPAR